The following proteins are co-located in the Haloterrigena sp. KLK7 genome:
- a CDS encoding nucleotide sugar dehydrogenase, with amino-acid sequence MVGDDSADEIDTGLYDAAIEPARQRELLTDGEIPVAVYGLGKMGLPLAGVYAETTGDVTGVDIDPDVVERINDGESHVIGEPGLDELVAEQVDAGRLEATTDGPAAAANARIHVIIVPTLLDEDDQPNLATVESVVDDIAAGLAPGDLVIAESTLPPGTCRDVIQPHLEQESGLAADEFGLAFCPERTSSGRALEDIRGAYPKVVGGIDDESTRAAAVVYDELSDNEVHPVSDATTAEAVKVFEGVYRDVNIGLANELGRLADELGISVREAIGTANDLPMCQLHDPGPGVGGHCIPFYPHFLLSQAEAPMDLTRTARRINDEMPAVTVDRLERELEATGTDLEDASVVVLGITYRPGVEETRASPAIGVIDALGDAGADVAGVDPLVDPADYGARAVDLDDLADESFDAAVVVTPHAEFESIPWADLEPMIVVDGRDAVDLSGTPHRRYTLGGTADGRPPRGNGGADAIAADERSLTADGGTDERATETDGTLENAGADDV; translated from the coding sequence ATGGTCGGCGACGACTCCGCCGACGAAATCGACACCGGCCTCTACGACGCGGCGATCGAACCGGCGCGCCAGCGCGAGCTGCTGACCGACGGCGAGATCCCGGTCGCCGTCTACGGCCTCGGGAAGATGGGGCTGCCGTTGGCGGGGGTCTACGCCGAAACGACGGGCGACGTCACGGGCGTCGACATCGACCCTGACGTCGTCGAGCGGATCAACGACGGCGAGAGCCACGTCATCGGCGAGCCCGGACTGGACGAGCTCGTCGCCGAACAGGTCGACGCCGGTCGACTCGAGGCGACGACGGACGGCCCCGCGGCGGCCGCGAACGCGCGGATCCACGTGATCATCGTCCCGACGCTGCTCGACGAGGACGACCAACCGAACCTGGCGACCGTCGAGTCGGTCGTCGACGACATCGCCGCCGGCTTGGCGCCGGGCGACCTGGTCATCGCCGAGTCGACGCTCCCGCCGGGAACCTGCCGGGACGTCATTCAGCCGCACCTGGAACAGGAAAGCGGCCTCGCGGCCGACGAGTTCGGACTGGCGTTCTGTCCGGAGCGGACGTCCAGCGGCCGCGCGCTGGAAGACATCCGCGGCGCGTATCCCAAGGTCGTCGGCGGGATCGACGACGAGAGCACCCGGGCCGCGGCCGTCGTCTACGACGAACTCTCCGACAACGAGGTCCACCCGGTCTCGGACGCCACGACCGCGGAGGCCGTCAAGGTCTTCGAGGGCGTCTACCGGGACGTCAACATCGGACTGGCCAACGAACTGGGTCGGCTGGCCGACGAACTCGGCATCTCGGTCCGCGAGGCGATCGGGACGGCCAACGACCTGCCGATGTGCCAGCTCCACGATCCCGGGCCGGGCGTCGGGGGCCACTGCATCCCCTTCTACCCGCACTTCTTGCTGTCGCAGGCCGAGGCGCCGATGGACCTGACGCGGACGGCCCGCCGGATCAACGACGAGATGCCGGCCGTCACCGTCGACAGACTCGAGCGGGAACTCGAGGCGACCGGCACCGACCTCGAGGACGCGTCCGTCGTCGTCCTCGGGATCACCTACCGGCCCGGCGTCGAGGAAACGCGCGCGTCGCCGGCGATCGGCGTGATCGACGCGCTGGGAGACGCCGGCGCGGATGTCGCTGGAGTCGATCCACTGGTCGATCCCGCCGACTACGGCGCTCGAGCGGTCGATCTCGACGATCTTGCGGACGAGTCGTTCGACGCCGCAGTCGTCGTGACGCCTCACGCCGAGTTCGAGTCGATTCCGTGGGCCGACCTCGAGCCGATGATCGTCGTCGACGGCCGGGACGCGGTCGACCTCTCGGGAACGCCACACCGGAGATACACCCTCGGCGGAACGGCGGACGGACGGCCGCCGCGGGGTAACGGCGGAGCGGACGCGATCGCGGCGGACGAACGCTCGCTGACCGCCGACGGCGGCACCGACGAGCGAGCGACGGAAACCGACGGCACCCTCGAGAACGCTGGGGCAGACGATGTATAA
- a CDS encoding glycosyltransferase family 2 protein — protein sequence MYKGKRIGVVVTAYDEESFVGTVLETVPDFVDRIYAVDDASPDDSWREIQRVAERINEDAEPEPALALADGGDARRVVPIRHKENRGYGAAVKTGYKHAADDEMDVVAVMNGDGQMDPAILDRIIDPVVEGEADYAKGNRLLHPDDREGMSAFRFFGNALLTGLSKFASGYWTVGDPQNGYTAISRETIERLDLESITDRYGFLNHLLTHLNVNECRVADVSMSAVYGEETSSIRYVPFVRFVSLLLLRSFIWRLKTRYVIEKFHPAVVLYGAGATGLLGGSAGIGNAVVRTLRGKDGFTGAVGSFVAFLLGLIALGFAIYLDIDENESLETTRYEHSGAESDVETPSQSIE from the coding sequence ATGTATAAGGGCAAACGAATCGGCGTCGTCGTCACGGCCTACGACGAGGAGTCGTTCGTCGGGACCGTCCTCGAGACGGTTCCGGACTTCGTCGATCGGATCTACGCCGTCGACGACGCGTCGCCGGACGACAGCTGGCGAGAGATTCAGCGCGTCGCCGAGCGGATCAACGAAGACGCCGAACCCGAGCCGGCGCTCGCGCTGGCCGACGGCGGCGACGCCCGGCGGGTCGTGCCGATCCGCCACAAGGAGAACCGCGGCTACGGCGCGGCGGTCAAGACCGGGTACAAACACGCCGCCGACGACGAGATGGACGTCGTCGCCGTGATGAACGGGGACGGCCAGATGGACCCCGCGATCCTCGATCGAATCATCGACCCGGTCGTCGAGGGCGAGGCCGACTACGCGAAGGGGAACCGCCTCCTCCACCCCGACGACCGCGAGGGGATGTCGGCGTTCCGGTTCTTCGGCAACGCCCTGCTCACCGGTCTCTCGAAGTTCGCCTCGGGCTACTGGACCGTCGGCGATCCGCAGAACGGCTACACCGCTATCTCGCGGGAGACGATCGAACGGCTCGATCTCGAGTCGATTACCGATCGATACGGCTTCCTCAACCACCTGTTGACGCACCTCAACGTCAACGAGTGTCGCGTCGCGGACGTCTCGATGTCGGCCGTCTACGGGGAGGAGACCAGCAGCATCCGCTACGTCCCGTTCGTGCGGTTCGTCTCGCTGCTGTTGCTCCGGAGTTTCATCTGGCGGCTGAAGACCCGATACGTGATCGAGAAGTTCCATCCGGCCGTCGTCCTGTACGGCGCCGGCGCCACTGGGCTCCTCGGCGGGAGCGCCGGAATCGGCAACGCGGTCGTCCGAACCCTCCGCGGAAAGGACGGGTTCACCGGTGCGGTCGGCTCGTTCGTGGCCTTCCTGCTCGGCCTGATCGCACTCGGGTTCGCGATTTACCTCGATATCGACGAAAACGAATCGCTCGAGACGACCAGATACGAGCACAGCGGAGCGGAGTCCGACGTCGAGACGCCCAGTCAGTCGATCGAGTAA
- a CDS encoding type IV toxin-antitoxin system AbiEi family antitoxin domain-containing protein produces the protein MTEPHANDGDEEPDENAPSADDDADEAEPDVPADWMDPADDDILELMRENYIFDPDHIEEEGVCRAPHAAYRCRELTKRGLLEKQAIGMYDITELGERYLEGEVDPTDLEPDDE, from the coding sequence ATGACCGAACCGCACGCGAACGACGGTGACGAGGAACCGGACGAGAACGCCCCGAGCGCGGACGACGATGCTGACGAAGCGGAACCGGACGTCCCCGCCGACTGGATGGACCCCGCCGACGACGACATCCTCGAGTTGATGCGGGAGAACTACATCTTCGATCCCGACCACATCGAGGAGGAGGGCGTCTGTCGCGCGCCCCACGCCGCCTACCGCTGCCGAGAGCTCACCAAGCGCGGCCTGCTGGAGAAGCAGGCCATCGGAATGTACGACATCACGGAGTTAGGGGAGCGATACCTCGAGGGCGAGGTCGACCCGACCGACCTCGAGCCCGACGACGAGTAG
- a CDS encoding thioredoxin family protein, which translates to MDGPSSPTSLETGDDLDAFLEDHDVALVEFYTSGCTMCQAMEPVLGNVARATGVPVALINPGDDIGLVDRFEIRSVPTLIVFADGEEIDRRAEGFVGADDVVAMLEDDVPEAVDADAA; encoded by the coding sequence ATGGACGGACCATCCAGCCCGACGTCCCTCGAGACCGGCGACGACCTCGACGCTTTCCTCGAGGACCACGACGTCGCCCTCGTCGAGTTTTACACCAGCGGCTGTACGATGTGTCAGGCGATGGAACCGGTTCTGGGCAACGTCGCCCGCGCGACCGGAGTGCCCGTCGCGTTGATTAATCCCGGCGACGATATCGGTCTCGTCGACCGGTTCGAGATCCGCTCGGTGCCGACGCTGATCGTGTTCGCCGACGGCGAGGAGATCGATCGCCGCGCCGAGGGGTTCGTCGGGGCCGACGACGTCGTGGCGATGCTCGAGGACGACGTGCCCGAGGCCGTCGACGCCGACGCCGCCTGA
- the glnA gene encoding type I glutamate--ammonia ligase, translating to MTSGNLTSAEEAVLDEIEEQDIDFLRLQFTDILGTVKNVSVPARQAEKAFTEGIYFDGSSIEGFVRIQESDMRLVPDPDTFAVLPWRQREDGASARMICDVYNTSTGEPFEGDPRNVLKGAIERANEMGYDVNFAPEPEFFMFEEDEEGHATTDTADHGGYFDLAPKDLASDVRRDIIYGLEDMGFEIEASHHEVARGQYEINFEYDDALATADNVATFRTVVRAIAAEHDLHATFMPKPIPKINGSGMHTHMSLMTEDGENAFHDEDDEFNLSDTAHSYLAGILEHAPAITAVANPTVNSYKRLVPGYEAPVYVAWSDRNRSALVRKPAARVPAASRIELRSPDPSCNPYLAFAVMIHAGLDGIEQDLECPDPVRENIYEFDEAKREEYGIDTLPSNLGEAVEALEEDEVIYNALGEHVAPKFVEAKSQEFEEYLVDVSQWEIDRYLEQY from the coding sequence ATGACAAGCGGAAATCTCACGTCCGCGGAAGAGGCGGTACTGGACGAGATCGAAGAACAGGACATCGACTTCCTTCGACTGCAGTTCACCGACATCCTGGGGACGGTGAAGAACGTCTCCGTGCCGGCCCGCCAGGCCGAGAAGGCCTTCACCGAGGGGATCTACTTCGACGGCTCCTCGATCGAGGGCTTCGTCCGCATTCAGGAATCGGACATGCGTCTGGTTCCCGATCCGGACACGTTCGCCGTCCTCCCCTGGAGACAGCGCGAGGACGGGGCGTCCGCCCGGATGATCTGTGACGTCTACAACACCTCCACGGGCGAACCCTTCGAGGGCGACCCGCGCAACGTCCTCAAAGGGGCCATCGAGCGCGCAAACGAGATGGGCTACGATGTCAACTTCGCGCCCGAGCCGGAGTTCTTCATGTTCGAGGAGGACGAGGAGGGCCACGCGACGACCGACACCGCCGACCACGGTGGCTACTTCGACCTCGCGCCGAAAGACCTCGCCTCGGACGTCCGCCGCGACATCATCTACGGCCTCGAGGACATGGGCTTCGAGATCGAGGCCAGCCACCACGAGGTCGCTCGCGGCCAGTACGAGATCAACTTCGAGTACGACGACGCACTGGCGACCGCGGACAACGTCGCCACCTTCCGCACCGTCGTCCGCGCCATCGCCGCCGAACACGACCTGCACGCGACGTTCATGCCCAAGCCGATCCCGAAGATCAACGGCTCGGGCATGCACACGCACATGTCGCTGATGACCGAGGACGGCGAGAACGCGTTCCACGACGAGGACGACGAGTTCAACCTCAGCGATACCGCGCACTCCTACCTCGCGGGCATCCTCGAGCACGCGCCGGCGATCACGGCGGTCGCGAACCCCACCGTGAACAGCTACAAGCGTCTGGTGCCGGGCTACGAGGCGCCGGTCTACGTCGCCTGGTCGGACCGCAACCGCTCGGCGCTGGTCCGCAAGCCGGCCGCCCGCGTCCCGGCCGCCTCGCGCATCGAACTGCGCTCGCCGGACCCCTCGTGTAACCCGTACCTCGCCTTCGCCGTCATGATCCACGCCGGTCTCGACGGCATCGAGCAGGACCTCGAGTGTCCCGACCCGGTCCGGGAGAACATCTACGAGTTCGACGAGGCCAAGCGCGAGGAGTACGGCATCGACACGCTGCCGTCGAACCTCGGCGAGGCCGTCGAGGCCTTAGAGGAGGACGAGGTCATCTACAACGCGCTCGGCGAGCACGTCGCACCGAAGTTCGTCGAGGCCAAGAGCCAGGAGTTCGAGGAGTACCTCGTCGACGTCTCCCAATGGGAGATCGACCGGTACCTCGAACAGTACTGA
- a CDS encoding AAA family ATPase, whose translation MPTDFFGGISSVFKNKDMVQIDYVVDEDRIIGRDDELESLAQSLYPATNGSKPSNCLVYGKPGTGKSLSVKFITQRLKEKAKVNDYSVGIAYVDCSQSSSETDAVIRIAQQLNDPDVSGVRIPDTGLSTGQFYQRAWEAMDATLDVSIVILDEIDKHHSYDDLLMTLSRAGEANKLTNSSLGVIGISNKPRFTDKLNERTLSSLGERRHVFPPYTATQLKEILEARKDAFKEGVLEEGITARVAALSAREYGDARKAMDIFRYAGEIANETQSEVVKDEFIDEAFERAERDEILEIISTLPYHSTLVIQSVAALAADRNTEQEPVTTTEAYSLYKRKCSLEEISPLSERRVRDLLEEAEFLEIITRTTKAAGKAKGSRTTITLVDDPEKTLEACKLIEPDE comes from the coding sequence ATGCCAACGGATTTCTTCGGAGGGATCTCATCGGTCTTTAAAAACAAGGATATGGTCCAAATAGACTACGTCGTTGACGAGGACCGAATTATCGGTCGCGATGACGAACTTGAGTCCCTTGCACAGTCCTTATACCCGGCAACGAACGGCTCCAAACCCTCTAACTGTCTCGTCTACGGGAAACCCGGGACCGGGAAATCGCTCTCTGTGAAGTTCATCACACAACGCCTCAAGGAAAAGGCCAAAGTAAACGACTACTCGGTCGGAATCGCATACGTCGATTGTTCGCAGAGTTCGAGCGAGACCGATGCGGTCATTCGAATCGCTCAGCAACTCAACGATCCAGACGTCTCCGGTGTCCGAATTCCCGATACTGGCCTATCTACTGGACAGTTCTATCAGCGAGCGTGGGAAGCGATGGACGCCACTCTCGACGTGTCGATCGTGATCCTCGATGAGATCGATAAACATCACTCCTACGACGATCTCCTGATGACGCTCTCGCGAGCGGGCGAGGCCAACAAATTGACTAACTCGTCTCTCGGCGTCATCGGAATCAGCAACAAACCGCGATTCACTGATAAACTCAACGAGCGGACGCTCTCGAGTCTCGGCGAGCGCCGCCACGTGTTCCCGCCGTATACTGCAACTCAGCTCAAGGAAATTCTCGAAGCCCGCAAAGACGCCTTCAAAGAGGGAGTACTTGAGGAGGGAATCACGGCGAGAGTCGCCGCCCTCTCTGCGCGGGAGTACGGTGATGCGAGAAAGGCGATGGATATTTTCAGATACGCCGGTGAGATCGCCAACGAAACCCAGTCTGAAGTCGTCAAAGATGAATTCATTGACGAGGCGTTTGAACGTGCCGAGCGCGATGAAATCCTCGAGATCATCTCGACGCTCCCCTATCATTCCACCCTCGTTATCCAATCGGTCGCCGCGTTAGCAGCCGATCGGAACACTGAGCAAGAGCCCGTCACAACGACAGAAGCCTACAGCCTCTATAAGCGGAAGTGCTCTCTCGAGGAAATCAGTCCGCTCTCGGAACGGCGGGTTCGTGATCTCCTCGAAGAGGCGGAGTTCCTCGAAATCATCACTCGAACTACCAAAGCCGCAGGGAAAGCCAAAGGCAGCCGTACGACGATCACGCTGGTAGACGATCCGGAGAAAACGCTTGAAGCCTGCAAACTGATCGAGCCTGACGAGTGA
- a CDS encoding MarR family transcriptional regulator gives MSSQEQRSRSRIEPVPDDLDSAQAKLVYLCLEATGGATADDLGDLLAMKQLSILSLLNTLSSDGLIEQRGEEYVVAN, from the coding sequence ATGAGTTCACAGGAGCAGCGATCGCGATCCCGGATCGAACCGGTTCCCGACGACCTCGACTCCGCGCAGGCGAAACTCGTCTACCTCTGTCTCGAGGCGACGGGTGGCGCCACGGCCGACGATCTGGGCGACCTGCTGGCGATGAAGCAACTCTCGATCCTGAGTCTGCTGAACACGCTCTCGAGTGACGGATTGATCGAACAGCGCGGCGAGGAGTACGTCGTCGCGAACTGA
- a CDS encoding metallophosphoesterase yields the protein MSDAPRSDAARDSAPPRVEPVPGEPAATATVGTERVLLVADYHAGYEAGLRYERGVDVPSHAPERRERLLELLERTAPDRLVVLGDLMHSIGDPGGAERGELEVLFEAFPPSLSVTVVKGNHDGGIEDWLTPESEREVAALEFDPESVTVTPGAGVALGDGAVGVCHGHTWPAPAVLDCDVVCLGHEHPCVRLEDEVGGSRVERAWLRGRLDPAPFRERPEYEGVSWLERDDAAPPRVVVVPAFNDLVGGTWVNLANQSFLSPFLPAGLVDGEAYLLDGTRLGPYDSV from the coding sequence ATGTCCGACGCGCCTCGCTCCGACGCGGCTCGCGATTCGGCACCGCCCCGCGTCGAGCCCGTTCCCGGCGAACCGGCCGCGACCGCCACCGTCGGAACCGAGCGCGTCCTGCTCGTCGCCGACTACCACGCCGGCTACGAGGCCGGCCTGCGCTACGAACGCGGCGTCGACGTTCCCAGCCACGCTCCCGAGCGACGGGAGCGGTTGCTCGAGTTACTCGAGCGCACCGCTCCCGACCGACTCGTCGTGCTCGGCGATCTGATGCACTCGATCGGTGATCCGGGCGGCGCGGAGCGCGGCGAACTCGAGGTCCTCTTCGAGGCGTTCCCGCCCTCACTGTCGGTGACGGTGGTGAAGGGGAACCACGACGGCGGCATCGAGGACTGGCTCACCCCCGAGAGCGAACGCGAGGTCGCCGCGCTCGAGTTCGATCCGGAGTCCGTGACGGTCACGCCAGGCGCCGGCGTCGCACTCGGTGACGGCGCCGTCGGCGTCTGTCACGGCCACACCTGGCCGGCGCCGGCGGTCCTCGACTGCGACGTCGTCTGTCTGGGTCACGAACACCCCTGCGTTCGCCTCGAGGACGAGGTCGGCGGCAGCCGCGTCGAGCGGGCGTGGCTGCGCGGCCGGCTCGATCCCGCCCCGTTCCGCGAGCGTCCCGAGTACGAGGGCGTCTCGTGGCTCGAGCGAGACGACGCGGCGCCGCCGCGGGTCGTCGTGGTCCCGGCCTTCAACGACCTCGTCGGCGGCACGTGGGTCAACCTGGCGAACCAGTCGTTTCTCTCGCCGTTCCTGCCCGCGGGATTGGTCGACGGCGAAGCGTATCTGCTGGACGGGACGCGGCTCGGACCGTACGATTCGGTGTAG
- a CDS encoding Single-stranded DNA binding protein, which produces MELDDHAEDLASDLGVDKEEVKSDLQNLVEYSVPVDEAKQSLRRKYGDGSSGGGTPSSKDIAEITPEDGNVTVTGVVLTAGKRSIRYQGSDHVIVEGRLADETGAIDYTAWEDFGLSPGDTITAGNAGVREWDGEPELNLGESTSLSFQDESLDVPDAYADEIGGDAQLADLQTGDRAVTVEVSVVECERRTIDGRDGETEILSGVFGDESGRLPFTNWDPAPEIEEGGSVRIENAYVQEFRGVPEVNVSEFSTVTAVDREIEVGADSTTMDVGEAVRTGGIYDVELVGNAIAVRDGSGLIQRCPECYRVIQKGQCRTHGDVDGIDDLRVKAILDDGTGAVTVVLDDELTQDVYGGTLEDALEQAREAMDQEVVADTIRERIVGREYRVRGHLSVDEYGANLDAETFDESDDDPETRATAFLEEVSA; this is translated from the coding sequence ATGGAACTCGATGACCATGCCGAGGATCTCGCCTCCGACCTCGGTGTCGACAAAGAGGAGGTCAAATCCGACCTGCAGAACCTGGTGGAGTACAGCGTTCCCGTCGACGAGGCCAAACAGAGCCTGCGACGGAAGTACGGCGACGGCTCGAGCGGCGGCGGCACTCCCTCGAGTAAGGACATCGCCGAGATCACGCCCGAGGACGGCAACGTCACCGTGACGGGCGTGGTCCTGACCGCCGGCAAGCGATCGATCCGCTATCAGGGCTCGGATCACGTCATCGTCGAGGGCCGACTGGCGGACGAGACCGGCGCGATCGATTACACCGCCTGGGAGGACTTCGGACTCTCGCCCGGCGACACGATCACCGCGGGCAACGCGGGCGTCCGCGAGTGGGACGGCGAACCCGAACTCAACTTAGGCGAGAGCACCTCGCTGTCGTTCCAGGACGAATCGCTCGACGTTCCCGACGCGTACGCCGACGAGATCGGCGGCGACGCCCAGTTAGCCGACCTCCAGACCGGCGACCGCGCGGTGACCGTCGAGGTGTCCGTCGTCGAGTGCGAGCGGCGGACGATCGACGGCCGCGACGGCGAGACCGAGATCCTGAGCGGCGTCTTCGGCGACGAGAGCGGCCGCCTGCCGTTCACGAACTGGGATCCCGCCCCCGAAATCGAGGAGGGCGGCTCCGTCCGGATCGAGAACGCCTACGTCCAGGAGTTCCGGGGCGTCCCCGAGGTCAACGTCTCGGAGTTCTCGACGGTCACCGCCGTCGACCGCGAGATCGAGGTCGGCGCGGACTCGACGACGATGGACGTCGGCGAGGCCGTACGGACCGGCGGGATCTACGACGTCGAACTCGTCGGTAACGCCATCGCGGTCCGGGACGGGTCGGGACTGATCCAGCGCTGTCCGGAGTGTTACCGCGTCATCCAGAAGGGTCAGTGTCGGACCCACGGCGACGTCGACGGGATCGACGACCTGCGCGTGAAGGCGATCCTCGACGACGGCACCGGCGCCGTCACCGTCGTCCTCGACGACGAACTCACTCAGGACGTCTACGGCGGAACGCTCGAGGACGCCCTCGAGCAGGCCCGCGAGGCCATGGATCAGGAGGTCGTCGCGGACACGATCCGCGAGCGCATCGTCGGTCGCGAGTACCGCGTGCGCGGCCACCTCTCGGTCGACGAGTACGGCGCGAACCTCGACGCCGAGACCTTCGACGAGAGCGACGACGACCCCGAGACGCGTGCCACTGCCTTCCTCGAGGAGGTGAGCGCATGA
- a CDS encoding CDP-alcohol phosphatidyltransferase family protein has protein sequence MRRRLAPADYATLVGLGLGWTAVTLFRLDRPNAATLTLLLAFLCDKADGCLARRGYGSSLGHQLDALADVVIYLVPTAIVLSALVAGAPVLESLAGTVVVGFGVLRLARYSVDGSHTVDGTPYYRGLTAFHVAAWALVVRLAVALTALPAPVGALAIVVAAPLMIAPIRIPVTRRQFVGAVVVGGVITSGTLM, from the coding sequence GTGCGCCGTCGACTCGCCCCCGCGGACTACGCCACGCTCGTCGGCTTGGGGCTGGGATGGACGGCGGTCACGCTGTTCCGGCTGGATCGACCCAACGCGGCCACCCTGACGCTACTGCTGGCGTTTCTCTGCGACAAGGCCGACGGCTGTCTGGCGCGGCGCGGCTACGGTTCGTCGCTCGGCCACCAGCTGGACGCGCTGGCGGATGTCGTCATTTACCTCGTTCCGACGGCGATCGTGCTCTCGGCGCTCGTCGCCGGGGCGCCCGTCCTCGAGAGTCTCGCCGGGACCGTCGTCGTCGGATTCGGCGTTCTGCGACTGGCCCGGTACTCCGTCGACGGTAGCCACACCGTCGACGGGACGCCGTACTACAGGGGACTCACGGCATTTCACGTCGCTGCATGGGCGCTCGTCGTCAGACTGGCCGTCGCGTTGACGGCCCTCCCCGCGCCGGTCGGGGCGCTCGCGATCGTCGTCGCGGCGCCGCTGATGATCGCCCCGATTCGGATCCCCGTGACGCGGCGTCAGTTCGTCGGCGCGGTCGTCGTCGGCGGCGTCATCACGTCGGGCACACTGATGTAG